From the genome of Mycteria americana isolate JAX WOST 10 ecotype Jacksonville Zoo and Gardens chromosome 12, USCA_MyAme_1.0, whole genome shotgun sequence, one region includes:
- the DAGLB gene encoding diacylglycerol lipase-beta isoform X1 has product MPGLVVFGRRWAIGSDDFVLPGAFELFVRLVWWIGILALYTVHKGQFNCPGGELLHSYLLVLLILLASIICALSALVYISMQGTISNPGPRKSLPKLLYTRLLLCLPEFIWAVVGAVWVSDSSVHCEKTVINVIIGTVIASWVIIIFTIIGAVIVFDPLGGKKTFYLTDSVNRNLESSQSGQLLYNMKNTATRVWEKRIRLLCCCIVQDDDHRVAFTSIAELFRTYFSDTDLVPSDIAAGLTLLHQEQDKMESCPKEPEEVLSHSPSSLVTDDLDIELENAAHYMLFAAAAYGWPYYIYTSPFTALCKLSGDCCGSRPTDSDITGSDRHNFHFGSILKITGLQYRDFIHISFHNKIYEIPFFVALDHKKEAIVVAVRGTLSFEDILTDLSADCEDLTLEDVLENGFVHKGITQAANYIYRKLINDGILNQAFTIAPEYKLVIVGHSLGGGTASILAIMLRNSFPTLRCYAFSPPGGLLSKSLADYTKHFTVSVIVGKDLVARLSMPNMEDLKRRIVRIVANCNRPKYQILLRGCWYEVFGGDPDNFPTELDGRNQDALTQPLLAEESLMVHRSPSYSALEDESHLNSPPRYPHLYLPGKIIHIVEESSSRRLCSSDIKYTARWSNETVFSSILISPKMVTDHMPDVVLKALNSLSQDHGSCISCQTRACNTHVV; this is encoded by the exons ATGCCGGGGCTGGTGGTGTTCGGTAGGCGCTGGGCCATCGGCAGCGACGACTTCGTCCTCCCGGGGGCCTTTGAGCTCTTCGTCAGGCTGGTGTG GTGGATTGGAATTCTTGCTCTTTACACAGTTCACAAGGGGCAGTTTAACTGTCCTGGGGGAGAATTACTGCACAGCTACTTGCTTGTCCTCCTCATTCTCCTGGCTTCTATAATATGTGCGTTATCTGCTCTTGTGTACATCAGTATGCAAG GAACAATTTCTAATCCAGGCCCAAGAAAATCACTTCCCAAGCTACTTTATACTCGCCTACTTCTCTGTTTGCCTGAATTCATCTGGGCTGTTGTAGGAGCTGTATGGGTGTCAGACAGCAGTGTGCACTGCGAGAAGACTGTGATAAATGTCATCATTGGGACAGTTATTGCAAG ctggGTTATCATCATCTTTACCATCATTGGAGCTGTAATCGTGTTTGATCCACTTGGGGGGAAAAAGACGTTTTATCTCACCGATAGTGTAAATCGGAACCTGGAAAGCAGTCAGTCAGGGCAATTGCTATATAATATGAAGAACACTGCCACCAGAGTCTGGGAAAAAAGAATCAGGTTACTGTGTTGTTGTATTGTGCAAGATGATGATCATCGAGTGGCTTTTACAAGCATCGCAGAGCTTTTCCGCACCTACTTTTCA GACACTGATCTGGTGCCAAGTGACATAGCAGCTGGTTTGACTCTGCTCCATCAAGAGCAAGATAAAATGGAAAGTTGCCCAAAAGAGCCTGAAGAAGTCCTAAGTCATTCTCCATCATCTCTTGTG ACAGATGATTTGGATATCGAACTGGAGAATGCTGCTCACTATATGCTGTTTGCTGCAGCTGCTTATGGCTGGCCTTACTACATATACACCAGCCCATTTACTGCACTCTGTAAGCTCAGTGGTGACTG TTGCGGAAGTAGACCAACAGATTCTGATATAACTGGCAGTGATCGTCATAACTTTCACTTTGGATCCATCCTAAAAATAACAGGACTGCAGTACAGAGACTTCATTCATATCAGTTTTCATAACAAG atCTATGAGATTccattttttgttgctttggaTCACAAAAAAGAAGCTATTGTGGTTGCAGTGCGAGGAACCTTGTCTTTTGAG GACATTCTTACTGATCTGTCAGCAGATTGTGAAGACTTGACACTAGAGGATGTTCTAGAGAATGGCTTTGTGCATAAG GGAATAACTCAAGCTGCAAATTACATTTATCGAAAGCTAATAAATGATGGAATTTTAAACCAGGCTTTCACAATTGCTCCA GAATATAAACTTGTAATAGTTGGTCACAGTTTGGGTGGTGGAACAGCTTCTATATTGGCGATCATGCTCAGGAACTCTTTCCCAACATTAAGATGTtatgccttttctcctccaggaGGACTTCTAAG caaatCACTTGCAGATTACACTAAGCACTTCACTGTTTCAGTCATTGTTGGAAAGGACCTTGTTGCAAG GTTAAGTATGCCCAACATGGAGGACTTAAAGAGGAGAATAGTGAGAATTGTGGCAAACTGCAACAGACCCAAG TACCAGATTTTGCTGCGCGGGTGTTGGTACGAAGTATTTGGAGGAGATCCAGATAACTTCCCAACTGAGCTGGATGGTAGAAACCAAGATGCCCTCACCCAACCACTTCTAGCTGAGGAGAGTTTAATGGTTCATCGGTCACCTTCATACAGTGCCCTTGAGGATGAATCGCACTTAAATTCACCGCCTCGGTATCCTCATCTGTATCTTCCTGGAAAGATTATCCATATTGTAGAAGAATCCAGCTCTAGGAG gttgtGCTCTTCCGATATTAAATATACGGCAAGATGGTCAAATGAAACCGtcttcagcagcattttaatAAGTCCCAAGATGGTAACAGACCACATGCCAGATGTTGTGCTCAAAGCTCTGAACAGTTTGTCTCAGGACCATGGATCTTGTATTTCTTGTCAAACACGAGCATGTAACACCCATGTAGTATAA
- the DAGLB gene encoding diacylglycerol lipase-beta isoform X2: MQGTISNPGPRKSLPKLLYTRLLLCLPEFIWAVVGAVWVSDSSVHCEKTVINVIIGTVIASWVIIIFTIIGAVIVFDPLGGKKTFYLTDSVNRNLESSQSGQLLYNMKNTATRVWEKRIRLLCCCIVQDDDHRVAFTSIAELFRTYFSDTDLVPSDIAAGLTLLHQEQDKMESCPKEPEEVLSHSPSSLVTDDLDIELENAAHYMLFAAAAYGWPYYIYTSPFTALCKLSGDCCGSRPTDSDITGSDRHNFHFGSILKITGLQYRDFIHISFHNKIYEIPFFVALDHKKEAIVVAVRGTLSFEDILTDLSADCEDLTLEDVLENGFVHKGITQAANYIYRKLINDGILNQAFTIAPEYKLVIVGHSLGGGTASILAIMLRNSFPTLRCYAFSPPGGLLSKSLADYTKHFTVSVIVGKDLVARLSMPNMEDLKRRIVRIVANCNRPKYQILLRGCWYEVFGGDPDNFPTELDGRNQDALTQPLLAEESLMVHRSPSYSALEDESHLNSPPRYPHLYLPGKIIHIVEESSSRRLCSSDIKYTARWSNETVFSSILISPKMVTDHMPDVVLKALNSLSQDHGSCISCQTRACNTHVV, translated from the exons ATGCAAG GAACAATTTCTAATCCAGGCCCAAGAAAATCACTTCCCAAGCTACTTTATACTCGCCTACTTCTCTGTTTGCCTGAATTCATCTGGGCTGTTGTAGGAGCTGTATGGGTGTCAGACAGCAGTGTGCACTGCGAGAAGACTGTGATAAATGTCATCATTGGGACAGTTATTGCAAG ctggGTTATCATCATCTTTACCATCATTGGAGCTGTAATCGTGTTTGATCCACTTGGGGGGAAAAAGACGTTTTATCTCACCGATAGTGTAAATCGGAACCTGGAAAGCAGTCAGTCAGGGCAATTGCTATATAATATGAAGAACACTGCCACCAGAGTCTGGGAAAAAAGAATCAGGTTACTGTGTTGTTGTATTGTGCAAGATGATGATCATCGAGTGGCTTTTACAAGCATCGCAGAGCTTTTCCGCACCTACTTTTCA GACACTGATCTGGTGCCAAGTGACATAGCAGCTGGTTTGACTCTGCTCCATCAAGAGCAAGATAAAATGGAAAGTTGCCCAAAAGAGCCTGAAGAAGTCCTAAGTCATTCTCCATCATCTCTTGTG ACAGATGATTTGGATATCGAACTGGAGAATGCTGCTCACTATATGCTGTTTGCTGCAGCTGCTTATGGCTGGCCTTACTACATATACACCAGCCCATTTACTGCACTCTGTAAGCTCAGTGGTGACTG TTGCGGAAGTAGACCAACAGATTCTGATATAACTGGCAGTGATCGTCATAACTTTCACTTTGGATCCATCCTAAAAATAACAGGACTGCAGTACAGAGACTTCATTCATATCAGTTTTCATAACAAG atCTATGAGATTccattttttgttgctttggaTCACAAAAAAGAAGCTATTGTGGTTGCAGTGCGAGGAACCTTGTCTTTTGAG GACATTCTTACTGATCTGTCAGCAGATTGTGAAGACTTGACACTAGAGGATGTTCTAGAGAATGGCTTTGTGCATAAG GGAATAACTCAAGCTGCAAATTACATTTATCGAAAGCTAATAAATGATGGAATTTTAAACCAGGCTTTCACAATTGCTCCA GAATATAAACTTGTAATAGTTGGTCACAGTTTGGGTGGTGGAACAGCTTCTATATTGGCGATCATGCTCAGGAACTCTTTCCCAACATTAAGATGTtatgccttttctcctccaggaGGACTTCTAAG caaatCACTTGCAGATTACACTAAGCACTTCACTGTTTCAGTCATTGTTGGAAAGGACCTTGTTGCAAG GTTAAGTATGCCCAACATGGAGGACTTAAAGAGGAGAATAGTGAGAATTGTGGCAAACTGCAACAGACCCAAG TACCAGATTTTGCTGCGCGGGTGTTGGTACGAAGTATTTGGAGGAGATCCAGATAACTTCCCAACTGAGCTGGATGGTAGAAACCAAGATGCCCTCACCCAACCACTTCTAGCTGAGGAGAGTTTAATGGTTCATCGGTCACCTTCATACAGTGCCCTTGAGGATGAATCGCACTTAAATTCACCGCCTCGGTATCCTCATCTGTATCTTCCTGGAAAGATTATCCATATTGTAGAAGAATCCAGCTCTAGGAG gttgtGCTCTTCCGATATTAAATATACGGCAAGATGGTCAAATGAAACCGtcttcagcagcattttaatAAGTCCCAAGATGGTAACAGACCACATGCCAGATGTTGTGCTCAAAGCTCTGAACAGTTTGTCTCAGGACCATGGATCTTGTATTTCTTGTCAAACACGAGCATGTAACACCCATGTAGTATAA